CGTGTTCTAAGACACGACAACTGCATTCCAGTGTGGAATAAAAGCTCCCTTCTGACAAACCTCTGTCATTTCTGGTTGAACTAATCATTTCCCCACACGGCCCCATTGTCTGCAGACAAGCCAGTGAGGTGAAGCAAAAACACAGTATCCAGATTAGGACTAATCATTAGGATATAATCCCTGGCTCCTGGGAGAGGCAGACCAGTTTGCGCAGAGATTACGGGTCGGCCGCCATTTATTGAGCCTGGGCTAATTCagcagaggggggacagagacagaggggggcaAAGCACAGATAACAATGGCTCTGTTGGCTCTTCAAACAAGCCGCCCCAATCCAAATCCATGCCCTCTTCCATGGGCGTCTTGAATATAAGGTTATCCCACCCTCCCTGAGCTCCTGTAATTGGATTAGTCACAGAGATTTATGAAAATGAACTTCAGCAAATGGAATACAGCTCTAAACCAAAACTCTTCGTAGAGTTTTCAAAAAATCCAAATTAGAAAGTGAATGTGTGAAGTGTGACAAATGCACACACAATGGTTTGTGCTTTCCGGTGGAAAGGTTGTCCATGTTGAACACACCACCAACAGTACCAACACCACAGCTGTAGACAGAGGCCATGTCCCTGTTTGCCTCCACCCACAGGTGAGGCCTGCTCTCTGGGCCAGACTGGGCACCAGGTGGCCATCATGCCAGCAGGCCAACGCTGCTCTAATCAAGGATGTGGAGCCCAGCTGGAGTTGCCAACATCTGCTCCCAATGCACTTGGGTGGCTAAAGGCAGGCTCTGGTCTGTGCATATACTGCATGAGCTGTGACCTTAAGGCAAAGGACGTTTAAGAGATCAAACACAGAATATGAAGAGGTTAATGGAACGAACAGAGAGAGACTACTGAAACCTAAAAGGGTTCAAATACATTTTAAGAAGTAACTGAAGTCTAAAACATCAGATGGATGGAGCATAGCTTTTCCTGGTGTCTAAATATGGCTGTTGTACCACTGTCAACCCCCCATCACTTGCTACCATTTTCCCATTTCCTTGGACTCCAGCAGGAATTAACCCAGAGATTGTTTAGTCCTCAGTACAGAGCGGCAGTCTACTGAGCAGCAATCAGCAGCCTTCTGTTGTGTAAGTGAGAAATGATTGACAGCGTGCCACGGTGTTCCCATTTATTTCTTCTCCCGAGCTGTTTTCTGTCAGAACGGCTATTGATTTTTCCATAAAGTAAGAAAACAAGTACCGTTGAGGGGCCAGGGAGGTCAGGACAAATTAAACCAGAAGATGTAAAGCCCTCTGTCTCCCTATTATTGGTTACCACAGACTTCTTCTCCATGTTTTTTGTATTGGGCCAACAGATAATGAGATCATCAAGGGGAATAACCAGTGGAGGCAGGTGTCTAGCAGTGGGAGGGACATTGGGGAGAAGAGACCAACCAGCTTTACACACAGGCAGCACTATGCACTTTTTTTGGGACGTCTATGGAACTAGCCTATTCCTCCATGGTCCAAGTTTCTATTTTCTTACTAGTGTAGTATACAGACACTGATGATTTCCACTCCGTTGAGGATAGCAGAGGTTAGGTTAGATTATTCACTGTGAATTTTTATGTCAAACTGGCTCAGACCTAAAGTGTCCAGGCAGGACTGAATAGGCCTATTTAGTAAACCCATTATTGTAATTAATATGACAGCATGGTAATTGATTGGTTCCAATGTCACTTATAGGCAGTCACAGTAGTATATCTAAtttagatttatttttatttttatgcagACATTGCAATGCACTCAGTTGAACTCAGGACAGACATAGCTTCAAATATTAAGAATAAGATAGACATTTATTTTGAAACGAATCAATACCTCACCAAGCGACTTATTTATTTGTGACAATTTCTCCCAGCAAAGTAATGAAATGAGTGATGCCTTGCGGCCACAGTATCAGAGATCCCTCCCCACTTatcacctcagagagagagcagatgagCAGGAGAAGGGAATATCATTCATTTTTTATGTCAATTCAATACTTGAAGGTGCAGAAGCATCAATGTGATGCACTTTTTGTTTTAGATGGGGCCACATTGAATATTGACAACTAGATGAAGACAGGCAGTATAGATCATTTTAAATGCCGCTGTGTTTAATTGCCTCTGTCAGATAGTAGTTATGCCTATGACTTTTATATTACGGGCCAAACTGCCTCAGTAACTTCACCACCCAAAGGGTAAATGGAACGTGATATTTAGGGGTGATTTGTAGTTTGACTAGGTCTGTGTCAACAAAGGCCAGCAATAACATATTTTACAATTTTAAGCTATCTTGTAAATATTGCAAATGTTGCAAATATTATGTAATATTTAGGAAATGCCAAATGAAAACACTTAACGTAAAAATATATCCGAAAATATTATATCCTTTCAGATGTTATATTATTGTCCTGCCCAACTTGATATTTTCTCACACAAAAATAAAATTGATGTTTAGAACATTACCCTTCAGACATATTCTCATCAGAAGCCTCTCGTTGCTCCTTGGCCTCCAGGACCAATGGGATCTTATCCTTCCAGCACTCCTCTGCCCTGAGGCCCACTCCATCAGCCTCCCTGTCCACTCCCACCCAGCCTCCAGCACCCTTCTTCAGCCTGGACAGACGCTGCTTTTTGGATGACCTGTGGTTTCCCCCCCGCTCGCCATCCACCCCTGACACCGTCAACTTCTGCTGCAGGCTGACCGTCACATCAGAGGTCATGCGTTTGACCTTCCGCCTCCTCCTGAGTGGCCGTCCCGGGGTGTTCTCTGTGAAGGAGTCTGACTCAGGCCAGGAGTGCTGCTTGGTCTTGATGGCGTAGCTGTTGCTGGAGCAGGAGGGCCAGCGCTTGGCCATTACCATGTCGTCTGAGTCACTGTAGTTGGCGGCGGAGGGGGCCGGGGCAGCATTCTCCCGGCAGTCCTTGGCTGCTTCGTCCAGGCTGGACTCGGAGGCCTCACTGAGGCAACGGCTGTGCTccaaggggtggagggaggagtcaCAGCGGCGTTTACGTCCCCGGCGCCGTCGGATCTGCCTGCGCTGTTGCAGAGGACTCAGAACCATCTCCTCCCAGAGCTCCTCTAGCTTGGTCTGCTCTGAGGTCTGCTCCAGGGCTGACACCAGGTCGTGCACCAGCTCATCCATCATGCTGctgggggacagggggagaggaataCTGGTAAGCTGGAGCAGTACAGCTCCAGTATACTGTAGATGTGATTGGCACATGAATAGAATGAGTATGGTATAAATTGACACTAGCTTATGGTGCGTCTAGGATAAGATGACAGTGTATGCTGCTGCTGGTGTCAACTACAACACTCAGAATCCTCTGAGAAGCTACTGTTAAAGCATAATGTACATGACTATGAAGATGTTTGTTCAACTAATTGAACAATGATTTGGACCCATTTTCAATTAACAACAATTGTGTTAGTCTTAATACAACCTTCATAAACCCTTCATAGGGCCAAGGTAGATGCTTTACAACTTATTTGTATAAAACAAACTTGCAGGTCTGGCATCTGGCACTTTGCCACAAGTATCACAAAAACATTTGCTTAGGTTTTCTATAAAATGCTTACTGATCGTTTAAAGTGGAACCTATGATTTTTTTCAGTTAAAAAAAAAGTAATAACTATAATTTTCTCTTCTAGTGCAGTTTGTTTTCTGTCAGGCAACCTACAGCGTTCCTCGGTCCACTACCCAGGCATAGTAACAGCAGTGACTGCATAGCCTACAGAATGAATCTACTCACAACTCATTCCTTATTACAGCACTGCTACTACTGAAACACTTTGGAATAGAACATGAAGACAGAGTATAAGAGATCATTTGACCATTAGGCTATAATCAGGACTGAATATGACCAATTGGAAAGGGGAAGAAAACTATTATGTAATATATATTGTGTGTAGCCTTCAGCACTTCGGCAGACTCCAAATAACTAGAAAGTTCATATCGTTCTTCAATTTTGATTGTTTCTTCTATCGTTCTAAAACTGACCATGATAATTAGATAACAATAGGCCTAGCCTGGGGAGCGAAATGTGCTAAGAAAACCACAAACCAAAACATTATCGTTGCGAAACCTTGATATCTCTTACAACGGTATCGTGACACAATTGTTGTTACTGCACTTAAAATGAGAACGCTGTCTGAGATTACATGCTCCGTTTCTCAATGAAATGATATCCTTATGTTATGTAACGATGCTGTTGTTTCCACTCACCAGTCGCAGTTCCTGCTTGTTTTGTTTTCACAGCTGTAAACATGAGACGTACTTCCGCCCCGCTACCAAACGAATTAAGTAATTTCCGCCCCGCTGTCTTTTTTCGGTCTGTGCTCTCTAAATCAAGGCGGAGTTGAGTATTGACAACTGCGGTGCTGAAATtcatacaaaaaaacaaaacacttttatcgGAAACAGCCACCGATGTTTTCCTCATTTGTGAGGAAAACATCGGTGGCTTTATTCCTTAAAAGTATAAACTTAAGCAAATCGCTGGAGGACCGCAGTTGTACAGGGCAGTTATGCAtttttttaatttacattttacaAGTATCGACTCATGTTGCTTGCAAATCGCGCGACTAG
This Salvelinus fontinalis isolate EN_2023a chromosome 16, ASM2944872v1, whole genome shotgun sequence DNA region includes the following protein-coding sequences:
- the LOC129812886 gene encoding G patch domain-containing protein 2-like isoform X2, which codes for MMDELVHDLVSALEQTSEQTKLEELWEEMVLSPLQQRRQIRRRRGRKRRCDSSLHPLEHSRCLSEASESSLDEAAKDCRENAAPAPSAANYSDSDDMVMAKRWPSCSSNSYAIKTKQHSWPESDSFTENTPGRPLRRRRKVKRMTSDVTVSLQQKLTVSGVDGERGGNHRSSKKQRLSRLKKGAGGWVGVDREADGVGLRAEECWKDKIPLVLEAKEQREASDENMSEGETSSICSSDPGLFTNDEGRQGDDEQSDWFFEGECGAGGMGIPSLLPSWDPDSPPVLEVPDSAPPTFLQPARPTQRGYHARLNRLPGVAARCIRKGRRRLPSKDNSMSVSMERMKHFSQDPYQWLPSIGKRDRSQFNPLCPLPVYPIDMVPDSSHRRCSSSICKTRLTSIWDCCAQGTSKGGGRPLLSLSPQHQHASPSIKMIWERTPPPPPPL
- the LOC129812886 gene encoding G patch domain-containing protein 2-like isoform X3: MFSSQMRKTSVAVSDKSVLFFCMNFSTAVVNTQLRLDLESTDRKKTAGRKLLNSFGSGAEVRLMFTAVKTKQAGTATGEWKQQHRYITSMMDELVHDLVSALEQTSEQTKLEELWEEMVLSPLQQRRQIRRRRGRKRRCDSSLHPLEHSRCLSEASESSLDEAAKDCRENAAPAPSAANYSDSDDMVMAKRWPSCSSNSYAIKTKQHSWPESDSFTENTPGRPLRRRRKVKRMTSDVTVSLQQKLTVSGVDGERGGNHRSSKKQRLSRLKKGAGGWVGVDREADGVGLRAEECWKDKIPLVLEAKEQREASDENMSEGETSSICSSDPGLFTNDEGRQGDDEQSDWFFEGECGAGGMGIPSLLPSWDPDSPPVLEVPDSAPPTFLQPARPTQRGYHARLNRLPGVAARCIRKGRRRLPSKDNSMSVSMERMKHFSQDPYQWLPSIGKRDRSQFNPLCPLPVYPIDMVPDSSHRRCSSSICKTRQTNVHLGLLCTGDIKRRRKTTAVSVTTTSACIPFHKDDLGEDTSTSSTSLSMESAGPGPSTSDKQDFIKPGTLFRPSPQREKEQD